The following nucleotide sequence is from Candidatus Omnitrophota bacterium.
TTTGATGATTGTTATGTTATGCTGCCCCAGTTTTACGAAAGAGAGGAAGTGCGAAATAAATATAAGGATTTTCCAGACGTTGCGGAAGGCTTCGTTTATAGAAGCGATAATAATAAAAACTGGCTAAATAGGGAAGAGATTACAAAAATCTTAAACAGCTTACAGTTATTAAAAGAATAAGAAAATGATGAAAATACCATATGCCCGTCATGTTATAGATAGAGCTGATATTGCCAATGTGGTTAAAGTTTTAAAGTCTGACTTTATAACGCAAGGACCAGTAGTAGAGAGATTTGAGAAAAGGTTACTGTCGTATTGTGGAGCAAAATATGCTGTGGTATTTAGTTCTGGAACAGCAGCATTGCATGCAGCATATTCGGCAGCAGGGCTTTCTTGGGGAGATAATTTTATTACGACTCCAAATACTTTCGCGGCCACAGCAAATGCCGGGCTCTTGTTGGGGGCTAAACCGGTATTTGTTGATATTGAATCTAATACTGGCAATATAGATGTGTCTAAGGTTGGGGCAAAGATAAATAAAAAGACCAAATTGGTGGTTCCTGTCCATTATGCTGGTAATGTGGTTGATTTAAAAGACCTTCAAGAATTAGCTATTAAACATAATTTCATGGTTATTGAAGATGCCTGTCATGCCCTTGGTTCGAAATACGAGAAAAGCATGATTGGAAATTGTAGGTATTCTGATATGGCAGTATTTAGTTTCCATCCCGCAAAAACAATAACCACAGGAGAGGGTGGAGCAGTTTTGACAAATAATCCGTTATTCTATAGAAAACTATTTTTATTCCGTAATCACGGTATTAATAAGAGTAGTTTTATGGGGAATCCCCATGGTGACTGGTACTATGAAATGCAATCACTAGGCTGCAACTATCGGCTTACCGATATGCAATCAGCACTCGGTTTTTCTCAATTAAGAAAATTAAATAAGTTTATTTCTTATCGTAGAAAGATAGCCCAGATATACAACCGAGCTTTCTTCAATAATCCCTTTTTCGACGTTCCTACTCAAGTAAATCAATCTTCCTGCCATTTATATGTAATAAGACTTAAGAATCCTTATGTAGATAAAAAGAAAGAAATCTTTGCTACTTTGAGAAAGAATGGTTTAGGAGTACAGGTCCATTATATACCGGTATATATGCATCCTTACTATAGGAGCTTAGGCTATAAAGAAGGCCTATGCCCTGTTGCGGAAGATTTTTACCGAAGAGCAATTACTATACCGTTGAGTGCATCTTTAAAAAACAAAGAAATAAAATACATTATTGAAACGGTAAAGTTGACGGTGCAAAAGTGCTGCAAATAGAAAAGATAGCGTTAGGTACAGCTCAATTCGGGCTCGATTACGGTATTGCGAATAAGAATGGTAAGGTATCAAAAGAAGAAGTTTTTTCTATATTGAATTCTGCTGTTGCGAATAATGTAGATACATTGGATACTGCCTATTCATATGGCGATAGCGAGAGCATTATAGGAGAATTTATGTCCAAAAATGACCATAAATTCAAAATAATCTCAAAATTGCCTAGTGTTGATATAAAAGACATAGGTTCATCCAGGAAATTCTTCAATGATTCTTTAAGGAGGCTGGGTAAAAAAAATATATATGGATATCTGATACACGATTTTAAGAATTTAAGGCTGCAAAAAGAGATATGGGATGCTTTAAAGGATTTTAGGGATGAAGGCAGGGTTAAAAAAATAGGCGTAACATTATATAAGCCTGAAGAATTAGATTATTTATTAGAAAATAATCTAGATTTTGATCTATTGCAGGTACCTTATAATATTCTTGACCAGAGATTTGATCGATACTTGCCGATTTTAAGCAAGAAAAAGGTGATCGTATATGTTCGTTCTGTTTTTCTTCAGGGATTGTTTTTTTTGCCTTTATCAAGGATAGAAAAAGATTTTAATAAAGCTGCCGGGTCAATTAAGATATTGATGAGATTGTCGTTGGAATATCAAATACCGATTGCAGCATTGTGTTTGTGCTTTACTATGTTGAATCCGTTTGTTTCAAAGGTTGTAATTGGAGTAGAGTCAAAAGAGCAATTAGTTCAGAATATTTCATTATTAAGGTATATGGATTCAATAAAAAGAATATATAAAGAATTGGTTGGCTTGAGAATGGAAGACGAAAAGATATTGCTTCCTTATAATTGGCGATGAGAACAGGTGCCATAATACAGGCAAGAACAGGTTCAACTAGGCTTCCTTCAAAGGTGCTTTTGAGGATTTTAGATAAATCCATACTGGAGTATGTTGTTGAAAGAGTTAGGCATTCTAAACATATTGATACTGTAATAGTGGCAACGACTGATAATAATGAGGATTTGGAAATAGCCGAATTAATGAAAGGTATTAGCGTAAGTGTTTTTAGAGGGTCCGAGAATGATGTCTTGGATAGGTACTATAAGGCAGCATCTTTTTTTAATATACAGAATATTGTTAGAATCACTGCAGATTGCCCGTTAATAGATCCTTTTGTTATAGACTGTGTTATTAAGCGATATTTTTCAGTTCGTGCAGATTATTGTTCGAATATACTCGAGCATACTTTTCCTGACGGGGAAGATGTGGAAGTTTTTAGTTTTAAAACTCTGTCTACTGCATGGAAAGAAGCGAAACTTGGTTCGGAACGCGAACACGTTACTCCTTATATTATTAATAACCCAGGTAGTTTTAAATTGGAAAATGTTAAGAGTGAGGTAGGCCTTTCAGATAAAAGATGGACCCTTGATAGAAAAGAAGATTATGATTTTATCAAAAAAGTTATTGAGAATTTGTACCCAACGAATCCTAATTTTAGAATGAGCGATGTTCTAAAATTCGTGCGTGATAATCCGGAGTGTGAGGATATAAATAAAAATATAATTAGAAATGAAGGTTATCTAAAATCATTACAAAAGGATATTTTGAATGAGAAAAAAAGTTAATAAATCTCAAGCATTGTATAACCGAGCGAAACGCCTTATCCCTGGAGGTACTCAGCTTTTGTCTAAGCGTCCAGAAATGTTTTTGCCCGGAGGATGGCCTGCTTATTACAAGAAAGCCAAGGGTTGCGAGATTTGGGATTTAGATGGGAATAAATTCATTGATATGAGTTTCATGGGCATAGGCGCATGTATACTGGGTTATGCTGATTCGGACGTAGATAATGCAGTTAAAAAGGTTATTGATAATGGTTCGATGAGTACATTAAATTCCTATGAAGAAGTTGAGCTTGCAGAATTGTTATGTGATTTACACCCTTGGGCTAATATGGTTAGATATGCCAGAACGGGTGGAGAGGCGTTGGCAATAGCTGTTAGGATTGCCCGCGCAAAGTCTAAAAAGGACATGGTATTGTTTTGCGGATATCATGGTTGGCATGATTGGTATTTATCTTCAAATATATGCGATAAAAAATCTTTGGATAGGCATTTATTGTCCGGCTTAAATCCAATAGGAGTTCCGAAATGCTTAAAGAATTCTGCGTTGCCTTTTTTTTATAATGATACCCAAGGTTTTTTAAGATTAATCAATAAGCATAAAAATGATATAGGCGTAATAATTATTGAGGCTATTAGGAACCGCCCCCCGGAAAAAAAGTTTATCCAGACATTGATGCGCGTTGCACGAGAGATGAAGATTGTATTTATAGTAGATGAAGTAAGTTCGGGATGGCGTTTAAACTTAGGTGGCGCACACCTACTGTTTGGTATTAAACCTGATATTGCAGTGTTTGCAAAAGGGATTAGTAATGGTTTCCCAATGGCTGCCGTAATAGGCAAGTCTTCTGTTATGCAAGCTGCTCAGGATACATTTATAAGCAGTACATATTGGACAGAACGTATTGGGCCAGCGGCAGCGTTAGCAACAATAAAAAAACTAAAACTTTTTAATGTGTCGAAACATCTTATTTCTTTGGGAAAGTTAGTTCAGGAGAATTGGACTTCAATAGCTGAGCGTAATGGTATTTCTATAGAGGTCTCGGGTATATATCCATTAAGCCATTTTGAATTTAAACATAAGAAGAGCCTGGCGCTTAAGACGCTATTTACGAGTTTAATGCTAGAAAGAGGTTTCTTAGCAACGACTTCTTTTTATCCTTCTTTTTCTCACACAGCTAAACATATAGAAAAATATCTGGATGCATTTGACGCTGTTTTTAAAATTATATCTAAAGTGGTGTCTAGAGATGAAATTGACAAATATATAAAGAAAGGTATTTGTCATGCTGGTTTTAATAGATTAACGTAAATAGATATGGAAAAGACTAAGAAGATAATCTTATTATTTCCTAACCCAATAGCAACGATCCCTGGTGGTTTGACTTATGTGGGTAAACGTTTTAAAAAAAATAACTTTGACGTAAAGATTTATATAAATACATTCCGAGATTTTAAGACCGCGGATGAGTTATTGAATGAAATTATTGAACCTTTTGATCCAGATATAGTTGGATTTTCTT
It contains:
- the pseC gene encoding UDP-4-amino-4,6-dideoxy-N-acetyl-beta-L-altrosamine transaminase, with the translated sequence MMKIPYARHVIDRADIANVVKVLKSDFITQGPVVERFEKRLLSYCGAKYAVVFSSGTAALHAAYSAAGLSWGDNFITTPNTFAATANAGLLLGAKPVFVDIESNTGNIDVSKVGAKINKKTKLVVPVHYAGNVVDLKDLQELAIKHNFMVIEDACHALGSKYEKSMIGNCRYSDMAVFSFHPAKTITTGEGGAVLTNNPLFYRKLFLFRNHGINKSSFMGNPHGDWYYEMQSLGCNYRLTDMQSALGFSQLRKLNKFISYRRKIAQIYNRAFFNNPFFDVPTQVNQSSCHLYVIRLKNPYVDKKKEIFATLRKNGLGVQVHYIPVYMHPYYRSLGYKEGLCPVAEDFYRRAITIPLSASLKNKEIKYIIETVKLTVQKCCK
- a CDS encoding aldo/keto reductase, which codes for MLQIEKIALGTAQFGLDYGIANKNGKVSKEEVFSILNSAVANNVDTLDTAYSYGDSESIIGEFMSKNDHKFKIISKLPSVDIKDIGSSRKFFNDSLRRLGKKNIYGYLIHDFKNLRLQKEIWDALKDFRDEGRVKKIGVTLYKPEELDYLLENNLDFDLLQVPYNILDQRFDRYLPILSKKKVIVYVRSVFLQGLFFLPLSRIEKDFNKAAGSIKILMRLSLEYQIPIAALCLCFTMLNPFVSKVVIGVESKEQLVQNISLLRYMDSIKRIYKELVGLRMEDEKILLPYNWR
- a CDS encoding glycosyltransferase family protein; its protein translation is MRTGAIIQARTGSTRLPSKVLLRILDKSILEYVVERVRHSKHIDTVIVATTDNNEDLEIAELMKGISVSVFRGSENDVLDRYYKAASFFNIQNIVRITADCPLIDPFVIDCVIKRYFSVRADYCSNILEHTFPDGEDVEVFSFKTLSTAWKEAKLGSEREHVTPYIINNPGSFKLENVKSEVGLSDKRWTLDRKEDYDFIKKVIENLYPTNPNFRMSDVLKFVRDNPECEDINKNIIRNEGYLKSLQKDILNEKKS
- a CDS encoding aminotransferase class III-fold pyridoxal phosphate-dependent enzyme, with the protein product MRKKVNKSQALYNRAKRLIPGGTQLLSKRPEMFLPGGWPAYYKKAKGCEIWDLDGNKFIDMSFMGIGACILGYADSDVDNAVKKVIDNGSMSTLNSYEEVELAELLCDLHPWANMVRYARTGGEALAIAVRIARAKSKKDMVLFCGYHGWHDWYLSSNICDKKSLDRHLLSGLNPIGVPKCLKNSALPFFYNDTQGFLRLINKHKNDIGVIIIEAIRNRPPEKKFIQTLMRVAREMKIVFIVDEVSSGWRLNLGGAHLLFGIKPDIAVFAKGISNGFPMAAVIGKSSVMQAAQDTFISSTYWTERIGPAAALATIKKLKLFNVSKHLISLGKLVQENWTSIAERNGISIEVSGIYPLSHFEFKHKKSLALKTLFTSLMLERGFLATTSFYPSFSHTAKHIEKYLDAFDAVFKIISKVVSRDEIDKYIKKGICHAGFNRLT